Genomic segment of Kingella negevensis:
ACCGAGATGTGATGACGAGTGTCTACGGACATGAAGTAGTAAATACCACGCTTCCAGGAAAAGCCACTAAGCTTCAGTTTGAATTGAACCGTACCGCAAACCGACACAGGTGGGCAGGATGAGAATTCTAAGGCGCTTGAGAGAACTCGGGAGAAGGAACTCGGCAAATTGATACCGTAACTTCGGGAGAAGGTATGCCCTCTAAGGTGAAGGATTTACTCCGTAAGCCCCTGAGGGTCGCAGAGAATCGGTGGCTGCGACTGTTTATTAAAAACACAGCACTCTGCTAACACGAAAGTGGACGTATAGAGTGTGACGCCTGCCCGGTGCTGGAAGGTTAATTGAAGATGTGCAAGCATCGGATCGAAGCCCCAGTAAACGGCGGCCGTAACTATAACGGTCCTAAGGTAGCGAAATTCCTTGTCGGGTAAGTTCCGACCCGCACGAATGGCGTAACGATGGCCACACTGTCTCCTCCCGAGACTCAGCGAAGTTGAAATGGTTGTGAAGATGCAATCTCCCCGCTGCTAGACGGAAAGACCCCGTGAACCTTTACTGTAGCTTTGCATTGGACTTTGAAGTCACTTGTGTAGGATAGGTGGGAGGCTTTGAAGCAGAGACGCTAGTCTCTGTGGAGCCGTCCTTGAAATACCACCCTGGTGACTTTGAGGTTCTAACCCAGACCCGTTATCCGGGTCGGGGACCGTGCATGGTAGGCAGTTTGACTGGGGCGGTCTCCTCCCAAAGAGTAACGGAGGAGTTCGAAGGTTACCTAGGTCCGGTCGGAAATCGGACTGATAGTGCAATGGCAAAAGGTAGCTTAACTGCGAGACCGACAAGTCGAGCAGGTGCGAAAGCAGGACATAGTGATCCGGTGGTTCTGAATGGAAGGGCCATCGCTCAACGGATAAAAGGTACTCCGGGGATAACAGGCTGATTCCGCCCAAGAGTCCATATCGACGGCGGAGTTTGGCACCTCGATGTCGGCTCATCACATCCTGGGGCTGTAGTCGGTCCCAAGGGTATGGCTGTTCGCCATTTAAAGTGGTACGTGAGCTGGGTTTAAAACGTCGTGAGACAGTTTGGTCCCTATCTGCAGTGGGCGTTGGAAGTTTGAAGGGGGCTGCTCCTAGTACGAGAGGACCGGAGTGGACGAACCTCTGGTGTACCGGTTGTTTCGCCAGAAGCATAGCCGGGTAGCTAAGTTCGGAAGAGATAAGCGCTGAAAGCATCTAAGCGCGAAACTCGCCCAAAGATGAGACTTCCCTTGCGGTTTAACCGCACTAAAGAGTCGTTCTAGACCAGGACGTTGATAGGTTAGGTGTGGAAGAGTGGTAACACTTGAAGCTAACTAATACTAATTGCTCGTGAGGCTTGACTCTATCATTTGAAGAACTTTAAAATAAAACCTTTTAAAGTATCAAATATAAAGCTTACTGATAAATACAGTTCATCACCTAATAGTTGATTAAATAACGGCTTACCAATTTACAGTTTTTGTTTGGCGACCATAGCGGTTTGGTCCCACTCCTTCCCATTTCGAACAGGACAGTGAAACAAACCAGCGCCGATGATAGTATAGTCCCTATGCGAAAGTAGGTCATCGCCAAACTATTTATTCTAAACCCTCTGCTAGTTATTAGTAGAGGGTTTTATCTATCTATAAGCTATATGAAAAATTGGTGGTGTCCTGAAAAGTGTGCTGTAAAACTAAACAATGCCAAAGTGAATATCAAAGAAAGCTAAATCAAAAACTTTCTTGTGATAAAACATACTTTTAGAAAAACAACACGTTTTTCTAACCGCTCGCCTTACTTTGTGCCGTAAACGACAGTTATTACCCTCAATGCCAACTGTGTGTTGCTTACCAACTAGATGCCATTCTTCATTTGAAAAGACATTTAAAAATGCAGCCCAGTCGTCGGTCGCAATTCTGTCATAGGTTACACGCAACTCTTTCAAACGCCGTTTGAGTGCTCGCGCTGTTGCTAAATCGCGCTTACCCCAAACGTAAGCGACAATTTCGCCACTTTCTCTGTGATAGGCATAGACTAGCCACACTTTATTAGACTTGTTACCGACAAATGTCCAAAACTCGTCTATTTCAAGTGTAGGGTAATGTTTTTGTTTAGGAAATGGCTCAAACTCATGGCGTTTTAAGGCAGCCTGAACTTTGTCTTTGCTGTAACCCGTAATTGCTGCAATATCGCGAATGCCACAACCTCTAACGGTCATTCTCCAAACCTGTTCATCAGCTTTGGAATGACAACCCTTATAGGTAAGGTTATGGTCGCCAATAAAATTACGGCAGCAATCTTTACAAAAATACTTTTGTTTACGATTGCCAAAGTAGCCATTTTTCTTTATATTTTGTCCTTGGCAGCGAGGACAAATTAGAGTTATTTCTGTTTTCACACACTCAAATATACTCTGTTTTCGCTGCTTTTTTATTGCTTATTTTTTACAGCACACTTTTCAGGACACCACCGAAAAATTATTACTGTTAATTGTTAAAAATAAGTAATATAATTCCTGCGTTTTTAACGCACACTCACAAATCATCATGGATACACAACAAAAATCACTGTTTGAGTGTTGGTTCAAGCTATCAGAGAATCACACCAATGTCCGCACAGAAATTTTGGCAGGTTTTACTACCTTCCTAACGATGTGCTACATTATCATCGTCAATCCCTCGGTACTATCGCTTACAGGCATGGACTTTGGCGCAGTATTTGCAGCAACGTGCATTTCATCTGCTATTGGGTGCTTTATTATGGGTGCATTAGCTAATTATCCAATCGCGTTAGCTCCAGGTATGGGACTAAATGCCTATTTTACATTCAGTGTTGTCAAGGGGATGGGTGTACCTTGGCAAGTCGCATTAGCAGCCGTCTTCGTATCAGGCTGCATTTTTATTGTCTTCAGCACATTCAAAGTACGAGAGATGCTGGTAAACGCCTTGCCCATGAGCCTGAAAATGGCGATTGCTTCGGGTATCGGTTTATTTCTCGCATTGATTGCACTAAAAGGTTCAGGTGTAGTCGTTGCCAACGAAGCTACTCTATTGACAATGGGTGATTTTTTCGTTATCAAAGATGGCGTGAAATCAGTCAATTTCCCTGTAGTACTAGCATTGTCAGGATTATTTTTAACCATTACGCTAGATTACTACCATATTCGGGGTGCAATTATTATCAGTATTTTCACAATCACATTATGCGCATGGCGTTTAGGTTTAACAGAAATTACCCATGTTGCCGACAGTATTCCCAGCTTGCAACCCACATTCATGCAAATGGATTTTAACGGTTTATTCCAAGGAGGCATGGTTGCAGCTATTTTCGTTTTCTTCTTGGTAGACTTATTTGACAGCACAGGTACACTAGTTGGCGTTACCCATCGTGCAGGGCTTCTAGATGAAAAAGGACATTTACCACGTTTAAAAAATGCCCTTTTCGCTGATAGTATTGCCATCGTAGCAGGTGCAGGTTTAGGCACATCATCTACAACGCCTTACATTGAAAGTGCTTCAGGCGTAGCAGCAGGTGGACGAACAGGTTTAACCGCCATCACAGTAGGCGTGTTAATGCTCGCATGTTTATGGTTATCACCACTTGCAAAAGCCGTGCCATCGTTCGCTACTGCTCCAGCCTTGTTATACATCGGCGTACAAATGATGCGTTCTGCGATTGAAATCGACTGGAAAGACATCACAGAAGCCGCCCCAGCATTTTTAACGATTGCATTTATGCCATTTACGTATTCTATTGCAGACGGAATCGCAATTGGCTTTATCAGTTATGCAGCGATTAAATTATTGTGCAACCGTGCCAAAGACGTTCCTGTAATGGTTTGGTTTGTTGCGTTAGCATGGTTAGCAAAATTCTGGTTCTTAGGCGCATAATTACATTACAATACCGTTTCATAAATTTGAAACGGTATTTTGTTTTCAGGCTGCGTATGATTGCAGCCTGAAAAAGTAAACATAAAGAAGGAAGATAATTATGTCTCAACTAGAAAAAATCTTAGCGCATAATCAAGAGTTTGTAGAATCAAGAAAATACGAACCCTTTGTAGCCAACAAATATCCCGATAGAAAACTCGCAATCGTGTCTTGTATGGATACCCGAATGACAACGCTGCTGCCTGCTGCTTTAGGTTTACAAAATGGCGATGCGAAAATGGTGAAATGCGCAGGTGCATTGATTACTCACCCATTCGGCGCGGTTATGCGTTCTTTGCTGGTCAGCGTTTTTGATTTACAAGTAGAAGAAATTATTGTGGTAGGACACTACGACTGCGGCATGCGCGGTTTTGATGCAGACAGTTTTCTACAAAAAGCCCATGCAGCAGGCATTCCACAAGAACGAATCGACATGCTCACCAGTGCAGGGATTAATTTAAGAGAATGGCTCAAAGGCTTTGATGATGTAGAAGACAGCATTCGCCACACCGTCAAATCCATTCGCCAGCACCCATTAATGCCAGCCCATATTCCCGTACACGGCTTAGTTATTGAACCCAAAACAGGCAAATTAACTTTAATAGAACAAGATGGCAAAAAATGAAAAAAATAGGATTATTTGGCGGCAGCTTCAACCCCATTCACAACGGACATCTGCACATCGCTCGCGCCTTTGCTGACGAACTCAAATTAAACACAGTCGTTTTTCTACCAACAGGCGCCCCTTATCACAAAAGCAGCACACAAGTTGCAGGCGAACACCGCCTAGCTATGGTAGAACTTGCCATTGAAGACGAACCCCGTTTCGCCGCCAGTGATTTAGACCTTGTCCGCAAAGGAGCAACCTACACCATTGAAACCATACAAATTTTTAAACAACACTATCCCAATCATCAAATTTGGTGGCTTATGGGCATGGACAGCCTTTTGCAACTACACACATGGAAAAATTGGCAAAGCCTCGTCCGCCAAACCAACATTGCCGTAGCGGCACGAGCAGGGCAGACTCTCAATCAAGCACCCGAAGAATTGCAAGAATGGCTGGGTGAAGCATTAGAAAAAGGTAGCCTGAAAATCCTGTCTGCCCCCATTTGCGACATCAGTTCCACAGAAATTCGCGAAGAACTGCATCAAGACAAAATACTTTCCCAAATGCAGCCTGAAAAAGTATCCGCATACATCAGGAAGCACAATTTATACCTATAGTTAATAAAAAAGCAGCCTGAAAAATATTTTCAGGCTGCTTTCTAATGGTGATTACTTAATTTCATTCGCATAACGTTGCAACAATTCTTTGAATGCCGCGCCAGTCTCAGGGTGTTTCAAACCGTAAGCCAAAGTAGCTTCCAAATACCCCAATTTGCTACCGCAATCGTAACGAGTACCTGCGAATGGTAATGCCAAAACTGGTTCATATTCTACTAATCTCGCAATTGCGTCAGTCAGTTGAATTTCGTTGCCTGCGCCACGACCAGTATTGCGCAACAAATCAAAAATGCGTGGAGTCAAAACATAACGACCCACAACCGCTAAGTTTGACGGTGCTTCTTCAGGTTTTGGTTTTTCCACAATGCTGCGGATACGTTGCAGATTTTGCCATTGCAAAGTTTCCACAATGCCATAAGAGCCTGTTTGCGACGGGTCTACAGTTTGCACGCCCAACACGCTGCTGCCCAGTTGGTTATACACATCAATCATTTGCGACAACGCACCTTTAGGCGCATCAATCAAATCGTCTGCCAAGATTACGGCGAATGGTTCATTGCCTACAGCCGCTTGAGCACACAAAACCGCATGACCCAAACCCAATGCTTCAGCTTGGCGAATATACAAGCAAGTTACGCCTTGTGGCAAGATATTTTGCACGCTTTCCAACAATTTGTCTTTTTGGCGCAAGTGCAATTCAGTTTCCAATTCATAGGCCTTGTCGAAGTGGTCTTCAATGCTGCGTTTGCTGCGACCTGTTACGAAAATGATTTCGGTGCAACCTGCTTCAACGGCTTCTTCAACCGCATATTGAATCAAAGGTTTATCCACGATTGGCAACATTTCTTTTGGGCTAGCTTTTGTGGCTGGCAAGAAACGAGTACCCATGCCCGCAACAGGGAACACAGCTTTACGAATTTTTTGAGTATGGAACATCATTTTTATCACTCTCTTTGTAATGAAAAGTTTTCAGGCTGCAAATTAAGGTTTCACGTTTGGACGTGCATTCGGATTACTTGGCACGTAACGTCTCGCACCAAACGCGTAAGGATTATTCAATGATTGGAAACCGACCGCTTTAGTTTCTTCAGTTTCCGTTGAAGAAGCATCAGCGACAGGCTCGTGATGAATAGCTTGTTCTACCATTTGCGGCTCTGGCTGGGCTTCAGCTACTGTATTCACTTGCTCAACTGTGTTTTCAGGCTGCGATACGGTTTGTGCAACTTGTTCCGTTTCTTCTTCCTCGTCGTCCTCATTTTCATCATCGTCTGCATTGGTGCTGCTCATAAATGCGCTCAACATATTCACCAATTGGGCAACATCTTCGTTGTTCATTGGCAAAGCAGAATTGATGTCGATGTCTTCATTATCTTCTTCGTGTTCAGCAACCCATTCGTTTTCCCCTGGCTGATGTTGATGATGAACCACGTTTTCAGGCTGCGAAACAGGTGCATGTACAGGTTCTGCGATAGGTGCTACAACAGGTGTAATCACTGGCGCAGCAGCAACACCGTGTCTAGCATAATGTTTCACCAACGCTTTAAACGCTTCCGAAGTTTCCGCGTGTTTCAAACCAAAGGCTACAGTCGCTTCCAAATAGCCCAATTTGCTGCCACAGTCAAAACGCTTGCCGATGAAATTTTGTGCCAACACAGGCTCGTATTCCAACAATTTTGCAATCGCGTCAGTCAGTTGAATTTCGCCACCTGCACCGCGACCAATCATGCGCAACAAATCAAAAATGCGCGGCGTCAAAATATAACGACCGACTACCGCTAAACTAGACACCGTGTCCGTTGGTTTCGGTTTTTCCACAATGTGATGAATACGTTGCAGTTTTTGCCATTGCAGCGTTTCCACAATACCGTATTGCTCGGTCAATTCATGTGGAATCACTTGCGTACCAATCACGCTGCTGCCCACTTGGTTATACGTTTCCAATAATTGCGACAACGCGCCTTGCGGTGCGTCAATCAAATCGTCTGCCAAAATCACAGCAAACGGCTCGTTACCAATCGCAGGTTCAGCGCACAAAATCGCGTGTCCCAAGTCCAACGCTTCGGCTTGACGAATAAATGTGCAAGTTGTGTTAGCAGGGATAATATTTTGAATTTGCGTCAATAATTTATCTTTTTGGCGCAAATGTAATTCGGTTTCTAGCTCGTATGCTTTATCAAAATGGTCTTCAATCGTGCGTTTACTACGACCTGTGATAAACACCAATTCGGTGCAACCAGCCGCAATCGCTTCTTCTACTGCATACTGAATGAGCGGTTTATCCACAATCGGCAGCATTTCTTTCGGGCTGGCTTTAGTGGCAGGCAAAAAACGCGTACCCATGCCAGCAACAGGGAAAACAGCCTTGCGGATTTTAGTGTGGGACATCATTATGTTCCATCGCTCCATTAAATTAAATTTGACTTGAAAAATGTTCGTATTATAAACGACATACCCCCAGTCGGTAAGGTAAAATAGCGGTTTTCTAGTTCAAGCAGCCTGAAAGCTGTTTTTTGTATCACAATGACGACACACGCCAAACATATTGCCACTCGTTCCATCAATTCTCACGTTCAGGCTGCGTTGCAACACGCAGGCACAGACCCCTTGCTCGCGCAACTTTACGCCGCCCGAAACGTGCAACAAGCCGATGAATTGGACAACAGTTTGGCGCAACTGATACCGTATGCCCAATTAACCAACTGCCAAGCCGCCGCCACACGTTTGGCAGACGCAATTGAACGCCGCGAAAAAATGCTGATTATTGCAGACTACGATGCAGACGGCGCAACCGCCTGTTCAGTCGGCATGAAAGGCTTGGCGGCCATGGGTGCGAATGTCGATTTTTTCGTGCCAAACCGCTTTGAACACGGCTACGGCTTAACGCCCGAATTGGCAGACATCGCCCACGAAAAACACATGCAGTTAATTATCACCGTAGACAACGGCATTTCCAGCGTGGAAGGTGTTGCGCGAGCCAAAGAGTTGGGCATTGACACGATTGTTACCGACCACCACAGCGCAGGCGACCGCGTTCCCGATTGTATTATCGTGAACCCCAACCAACGCGGTTGCACGTTCCCAAGCAAAAGTTTGGCTGGTGTGGGCGTAATATTTTATGTGCTGATTGCTCTCCGCGCCGAATTACGCACTCGACACTATTTTTCAGGCAGCCTGAAAGAACCCAAATTAGATGAATTGCTGGATTTAGTTGCTTTGGGGACAGTGGCGGACGTTGTGCCGCTAGACCACAACAATCGCATTCTGGTTTCACAAGGCTTGAAACGCATTCGCGCAGGCAAAATGTCCAACGGCATTCGCGCGCTGTTTGAAATTGCACGGCGTGACCCACGCAAAGCGCAGCCCTTTGATATGGGCTTCGGATTAGGTCCACGCGTGAACGCCGCAGGGCGGTTGGACGATATGAGCATGGGCATTGCCTGTTTGTTGGCAAACGATTTGGAACAAGCGCAAACAATTGCAAGCGATTTGAACACCTTAAACCGTGAACGACAAGAAATCGAACATGGTATTTTGCAAGACGTGTTGGCGATGTGTCCCGAAACGCTGCCTGAAAACCAAACCACGCTGTCGGTTTATCACGAAGGTTTTCATCAAGGCGTAGTTGGGATTGTAGCAGGGCGTTTGAAAGAACGATTTTACCGACCTGTGTTTGTGTTTGCCCCATCAGGCGATGGAGAAATTCGCGGTTCAGGGCGTTCAATTACAGGCATTCATTTGCGCGATGTGTTGGACGTGGTGTCCAAGCGTTGTCCCGATATGATTATTAAATTTGGCGGACACGCGATGGCGGCTGGCTTAACGTTGCGAGAAGAGAGATTTGCTGAGTTTTCACAAGTGCTGGAAGATGTGGTGCGCGGTTTGGCGGAGCAAGATGAAGATTTGTTGTCGCAAACGTATCTCACAGACGGCAGCCTGAAAACGGCAGATTTAACGATTGAACGAGCGCATTTGCTCAATAATCAGGTTTGGGGACAAGGTTTCCCACCGCCCAGTTTTGCAGACGTATTCCGCGTGGTGCGCCAGCAACCCATGGGAACGGACAAGCAACACGTTAAAGCATGGGTAGAAAAAGACGGTAGCGTATTTGAAGCCATGTTTTGGCGATTCAATCAAATGCTGCCTGAAAATGTGCGCTTGGTGTATCGCCCAATTGTGAATGAATGGCGCGGTAATGAAGAATTGCAGTTGTATGTGGATTACTGGGAAGCTGTTTAAAATTAGAATATTGCAGCCTGAAAACTGTTTCAGGCTGCGTGAAGAATATAAAAAGTACAAGGAAATAATCATGTTAAATATTCGCCGCATGAACGACCATGAAGACTATGAATTAGAGATTTATTTAATGCGACATGGTCAAACACAATTCAACGTAGAAGGTCGTATTCAAGGCTGG
This window contains:
- a CDS encoding IS1 family transposase — encoded protein: MKTEITLICPRCQGQNIKKNGYFGNRKQKYFCKDCCRNFIGDHNLTYKGCHSKADEQVWRMTVRGCGIRDIAAITGYSKDKVQAALKRHEFEPFPKQKHYPTLEIDEFWTFVGNKSNKVWLVYAYHRESGEIVAYVWGKRDLATARALKRRLKELRVTYDRIATDDWAAFLNVFSNEEWHLVGKQHTVGIEGNNCRLRHKVRRAVRKTCCFSKSMFYHKKVFDLAFFDIHFGIV
- a CDS encoding NCS2 family permease, with the protein product MDTQQKSLFECWFKLSENHTNVRTEILAGFTTFLTMCYIIIVNPSVLSLTGMDFGAVFAATCISSAIGCFIMGALANYPIALAPGMGLNAYFTFSVVKGMGVPWQVALAAVFVSGCIFIVFSTFKVREMLVNALPMSLKMAIASGIGLFLALIALKGSGVVVANEATLLTMGDFFVIKDGVKSVNFPVVLALSGLFLTITLDYYHIRGAIIISIFTITLCAWRLGLTEITHVADSIPSLQPTFMQMDFNGLFQGGMVAAIFVFFLVDLFDSTGTLVGVTHRAGLLDEKGHLPRLKNALFADSIAIVAGAGLGTSSTTPYIESASGVAAGGRTGLTAITVGVLMLACLWLSPLAKAVPSFATAPALLYIGVQMMRSAIEIDWKDITEAAPAFLTIAFMPFTYSIADGIAIGFISYAAIKLLCNRAKDVPVMVWFVALAWLAKFWFLGA
- a CDS encoding beta-class carbonic anhydrase, which codes for MSQLEKILAHNQEFVESRKYEPFVANKYPDRKLAIVSCMDTRMTTLLPAALGLQNGDAKMVKCAGALITHPFGAVMRSLLVSVFDLQVEEIIVVGHYDCGMRGFDADSFLQKAHAAGIPQERIDMLTSAGINLREWLKGFDDVEDSIRHTVKSIRQHPLMPAHIPVHGLVIEPKTGKLTLIEQDGKK
- the nadD gene encoding nicotinate (nicotinamide) nucleotide adenylyltransferase; protein product: MKKIGLFGGSFNPIHNGHLHIARAFADELKLNTVVFLPTGAPYHKSSTQVAGEHRLAMVELAIEDEPRFAASDLDLVRKGATYTIETIQIFKQHYPNHQIWWLMGMDSLLQLHTWKNWQSLVRQTNIAVAARAGQTLNQAPEELQEWLGEALEKGSLKILSAPICDISSTEIREELHQDKILSQMQPEKVSAYIRKHNLYL
- the galU gene encoding UTP--glucose-1-phosphate uridylyltransferase GalU; protein product: MFHTQKIRKAVFPVAGMGTRFLPATKASPKEMLPIVDKPLIQYAVEEAVEAGCTEIIFVTGRSKRSIEDHFDKAYELETELHLRQKDKLLESVQNILPQGVTCLYIRQAEALGLGHAVLCAQAAVGNEPFAVILADDLIDAPKGALSQMIDVYNQLGSSVLGVQTVDPSQTGSYGIVETLQWQNLQRIRSIVEKPKPEEAPSNLAVVGRYVLTPRIFDLLRNTGRGAGNEIQLTDAIARLVEYEPVLALPFAGTRYDCGSKLGYLEATLAYGLKHPETGAAFKELLQRYANEIK
- the recJ gene encoding single-stranded-DNA-specific exonuclease RecJ, coding for MTTHAKHIATRSINSHVQAALQHAGTDPLLAQLYAARNVQQADELDNSLAQLIPYAQLTNCQAAATRLADAIERREKMLIIADYDADGATACSVGMKGLAAMGANVDFFVPNRFEHGYGLTPELADIAHEKHMQLIITVDNGISSVEGVARAKELGIDTIVTDHHSAGDRVPDCIIVNPNQRGCTFPSKSLAGVGVIFYVLIALRAELRTRHYFSGSLKEPKLDELLDLVALGTVADVVPLDHNNRILVSQGLKRIRAGKMSNGIRALFEIARRDPRKAQPFDMGFGLGPRVNAAGRLDDMSMGIACLLANDLEQAQTIASDLNTLNRERQEIEHGILQDVLAMCPETLPENQTTLSVYHEGFHQGVVGIVAGRLKERFYRPVFVFAPSGDGEIRGSGRSITGIHLRDVLDVVSKRCPDMIIKFGGHAMAAGLTLREERFAEFSQVLEDVVRGLAEQDEDLLSQTYLTDGSLKTADLTIERAHLLNNQVWGQGFPPPSFADVFRVVRQQPMGTDKQHVKAWVEKDGSVFEAMFWRFNQMLPENVRLVYRPIVNEWRGNEELQLYVDYWEAV